The following nucleotide sequence is from Petrotoga sp. 9PW.55.5.1.
GGTTTTATAGAGTTCATGCCCCATGTTTTCGATGTATATTATTTGCAAATCTTCTTTGCTTTTTAATTCGTTTTCTTTTTCTTTTAATAGTTCATACGGTGTTTTCAAGTCTTCTGTTCCGTTTATTATCAATACAGGTACTTTCATATTTATAAATTTATCTACCATGTTTTGTGTTAATTCACTCCATTGTAATAAAAATTTTCCAGTCATGGAGTCTAAATAGATGTTATCTGGCTCTATTTCTTCTTTTTTCATTTTTTCGTTTATTTCTTTCATTTCTGGCAGAAGGCTTTTTAATTGATTTATTAAATCATCATATATATTATCTTTGTTTAATTTTTCTAAATTTTTTATTTGGTATTCTATTTGATAAACCATTAAATCAGTGATTTCTATTATTCCTGGTGAAATAGCTATAGCGGCAGCTACGTTTTGTCCTTCTACTATATATGGCAAGAAAGAAGCGCCTTGACTATGACCTATGACTATTATTTTATCTTGGTCAACTTCCGGAAGAGTTTTTAGGTATCTTATAGCTGCTTGTGCATCTTTTATAAAATCTTCGGGCATTACATTTAAAGCGTCTTGATTGTTTTTAATCATAGTGTAAGTTCTTTTATCGTATTTTAATACAATGAAATTATTGCTAACAAGTTGTTCTGATAAATCTTTAAAAGGGGCTAGTGGCCCCATCGTCTCATTTCTGTCATTTGGCCCTGAACCGTGAACTAATACAAAAGCTGGTAATTGTGTTCCTGTTTTGAAATTACTTGGAATCATTAAAGAGCCTTCTAATTTAAATCCATCATCAAAACTGTTAAAAGATATTTCTTTTTCGATATAGTTTTTCTCTTTTTGTTCTTTTTTAACTTCTGTTACCTCAAACCCTTGGGCAGGAATTTCATATTCTATAATTTTTTTGTCTTTGAAAGTAATATATTGTTCTACTCCAAGAGAAGATATTATTAGTGTTTCTGAGTCTTTGAATTTTAATCTGATATCTAAAATGGCTAAATCCCAAGTTGATTGATTTAATACAAGTTGAGGTACAAAAGCGGTGTATGTCGCTTCAGATAATTCCTTGTATAAAATAGCAAAGATGTGATCAAATATAAAGTTATTATCTAAAATAATAGCGTTTTTGGCATTGTAGCTTTTTAATTTTATACCATTAAATTTGTTTTGTATCTTTTTCCCATCATAGGTGCTTGTTAATGTGCCTTGTTTTTGGTTATCTACAAAAATATCTAAAGAATATTCTTTAAAATCCCATGTTTTGTCGTATTTTGTTTCTGCAACATATTTTATTATATTCCCACTTATTTCAAATGTTGATGTGGTTTTTCCTAAATAAGATTCTGGATAAAATTCAACCAAAATGTTTCCTATTTCTACATCATTTTGATAAATATAATACTGATAACTTTCTGAGAAAACAATCAAAAAACAAAAAACCGTTAAAATCATTACCAAGAGTTTCTTTTTCATGCCTTTCACCTTCTTTATTTTTATAAGTCTTTACTAAAAAGATTTTCTGTTTTTCTAATCAATATCTTCGAGAATGAGAGCGTTAATATTAAGAATATTATACTAAAAATAACCAAGCAAATAGTTTGACCAAAGATTGGAACTAGTTTATATATTAAAAAACTTAACAATCCGAAAGTTCCAAATATTATCAATACCGAGAAAAGACCATTTATGTTTTGTTTCATTGCTTTTTGAGGATTATCCCAGTCTAGATATGGCCTTAGAGCATCTATAACCATTTGAATTATATTGAGAAAAACACTTAAAGTTGTTGATAAGATGAGAGCACCAAAAAATTCGTAAAGATTGAGTCTAAAAAAGATACTTCCAACAATCAACCCAGTAATATGTCCAATAAAACCTAATTGAAATATATGAATAATTTTGGCTTTAAGAATTTGTTTTGTTTTTACTGGTAAAACTTTTAACTCCTTAATGAACTTTCCTTCTCTTGAAAAGCAAGAATAAGAAAGACCATTTAGTGAAGAAGATAACGATGCAATTAAAGCTACAATGAAAATCTTATAGTGAAAGAGGGTTTCTAACCCTTCCTGAGTCAAACCTAAATCAACGTTTTTGAATATAATACTAAAAACAATAAACAATATTGGAAAAACTAAAACGTTCGAAAATCCATTAAAGGAAAAAGAAGGAGTTTTTAAAAAGTATTGCCACTCTCTTTTTAACAAAGATTTATCTTGAGAATATCTTTTATTAAAATTAAATGATTTTACTTTTTTGTTGTTGGGTTTTACTTGTATTAAGTTTGAATACGCTGAATAAAAAAATTTCTTTCCAAAATATATTACCAAAAAAAATAGAAAAAAATGAAAACATATAAATATTAATAACCATAGAAATTTTGCAATACCAAAAGAACTAAATGCTTTTATTGCAAAAAAGGCGGTTGGATAAATCCAAAATATT
It contains:
- a CDS encoding S9 family peptidase; protein product: MKKKLLVMILTVFCFLIVFSESYQYYIYQNDVEIGNILVEFYPESYLGKTTSTFEISGNIIKYVAETKYDKTWDFKEYSLDIFVDNQKQGTLTSTYDGKKIQNKFNGIKLKSYNAKNAIILDNNFIFDHIFAILYKELSEATYTAFVPQLVLNQSTWDLAILDIRLKFKDSETLIISSLGVEQYITFKDKKIIEYEIPAQGFEVTEVKKEQKEKNYIEKEISFNSFDDGFKLEGSLMIPSNFKTGTQLPAFVLVHGSGPNDRNETMGPLAPFKDLSEQLVSNNFIVLKYDKRTYTMIKNNQDALNVMPEDFIKDAQAAIRYLKTLPEVDQDKIIVIGHSQGASFLPYIVEGQNVAAAIAISPGIIEITDLMVYQIEYQIKNLEKLNKDNIYDDLINQLKSLLPEMKEINEKMKKEEIEPDNIYLDSMTGKFLLQWSELTQNMVDKFINMKVPVLIINGTEDLKTPYELLKEKENELKSKEDLQIIYIENMGHELYKTGTAKFEEKVVEQIKLWLKNLELK